The proteins below come from a single Halothiobacillus neapolitanus c2 genomic window:
- a CDS encoding MFS transporter yields MMRTVLFVYFLSFGVFLPFFSPYLQAQGFNAQQVGALLAAVMFAKIFGPLLLGWWVDHSNRLMPALRSTAFLSLLLFAAVIGLTLISAPFVWWLVVLLLFGLVWQPILSQLDVLTLRIVADDSHAYSAIRAWGSIGFIAASVGLGWMINLLPNYKTTLISGFMLLFLFGLLMFLLAMPEPKTVPTPNLSSAHFWPGFWRHLRRPPMLGFLSMQFLVNVAHGVYYAFFSIYLASKGYSAGVIGLLWALGVVAEIVLFFVLPRFLGRFALSTLFLLAIGLMALRWVMIGTLIDSVFWLLLAQLLHAASFGLTHAVGITVMHQQFSGPMQARGQAIFSGLSYGGGAAVGLLLAGFLWAHVGATGAFLSMAFVSVLAGVMWFTCRRLMDDAPTFAAGEVLTDGV; encoded by the coding sequence ATGATGCGCACCGTTCTGTTCGTCTATTTCCTCAGCTTCGGGGTTTTTCTGCCGTTCTTCAGCCCGTACCTGCAAGCGCAGGGTTTTAACGCGCAACAAGTCGGGGCGCTGCTGGCGGCGGTTATGTTCGCCAAGATATTCGGGCCGCTTTTATTAGGTTGGTGGGTCGATCACAGTAATCGCCTGATGCCAGCCTTGCGCAGCACGGCGTTTTTATCCTTGCTGTTATTCGCTGCGGTCATCGGCTTGACGTTGATTTCAGCGCCTTTTGTCTGGTGGCTGGTTGTGTTGTTGCTGTTCGGCTTGGTTTGGCAGCCGATTCTCTCGCAACTGGATGTGCTCACGCTGCGCATTGTGGCCGACGACAGCCATGCCTATTCGGCGATCCGGGCGTGGGGTTCGATTGGTTTTATTGCCGCTTCAGTTGGTCTTGGGTGGATGATTAATCTACTCCCCAACTACAAAACCACACTCATCAGTGGATTCATGTTGCTGTTTTTGTTCGGGCTGCTGATGTTCCTGCTTGCTATGCCCGAACCGAAAACGGTGCCGACGCCCAACTTATCCTCGGCGCATTTCTGGCCGGGGTTCTGGCGGCATCTGCGCCGCCCGCCGATGCTGGGATTCTTGTCGATGCAGTTTCTAGTGAACGTGGCGCACGGCGTTTACTATGCTTTTTTCAGTATTTATCTCGCTTCGAAGGGGTATTCTGCGGGCGTGATCGGCCTGCTCTGGGCTTTGGGTGTGGTGGCGGAGATTGTGTTGTTTTTCGTGCTGCCGCGATTTTTGGGTCGATTTGCTTTGAGCACGTTGTTTCTGTTGGCGATTGGCCTGATGGCGTTGCGCTGGGTGATGATCGGCACCTTGATTGATTCGGTGTTCTGGTTATTGCTGGCCCAACTTCTGCACGCGGCCAGCTTCGGGCTGACGCATGCGGTCGGCATTACCGTGATGCATCAGCAGTTTTCCGGCCCGATGCAGGCACGTGGGCAAGCGATTTTTTCCGGCTTGAGTTACGGCGGCGGCGCAGCGGTTGGGTTATTGCTGGCGGGTTTCTTATGGGCGCATGTCGGGGCAACCGGCGCCTTTTTGTCGATGGCTTTCGTTTCCGTGCTGGCGGGGGTAATGTGGTTCACCTGTCGTCGGCTGATGGATGATGCACCGACGTTTGCAGCGGGCGAGGTTCTCACGGATGGGGTGTAA
- a CDS encoding DUF1294 domain-containing protein codes for MDMRAKGKIVRWQDAKGFGFIHPLDGGADVFVHIRSFTNRQRRPVDGEIVTYTVEHDAQNRKRASDIVFAGEAPPSERKQTAIGAGILLSLLFLIVLGVLSLMDRVPLVLFGFYVVLSLITILAYGLDKSAAQHNRWRTQENTLHLFSLFGGWPGALIAQNIFRHKTKKQPFQTVFWLTVIVNVAGFFWVLSPLSGDVFRSFFEHM; via the coding sequence ATGGATATGCGAGCCAAAGGTAAAATTGTTCGTTGGCAGGATGCGAAAGGTTTTGGCTTTATTCATCCATTGGATGGTGGTGCGGATGTGTTCGTGCATATTCGCTCATTCACAAATCGTCAGAGAAGGCCGGTAGACGGTGAGATTGTCACCTATACCGTTGAACATGATGCCCAGAATCGTAAGCGGGCTAGCGACATAGTATTCGCCGGAGAGGCACCTCCTTCCGAGAGAAAACAGACTGCTATCGGTGCAGGTATTCTGCTCTCATTGTTGTTCCTGATTGTGTTGGGTGTGCTGTCTTTAATGGACAGAGTGCCGTTGGTACTGTTTGGTTTTTACGTCGTGCTCAGCCTGATTACGATTTTGGCTTATGGCTTGGATAAGTCGGCGGCTCAGCACAATCGCTGGCGTACTCAGGAGAATACACTTCATCTTTTCTCGCTTTTTGGTGGCTGGCCGGGCGCCTTGATTGCACAGAATATCTTTCGGCATAAAACAAAAAAGCAGCCTTTTCAGACGGTTTTCTGGTTGACGGTGATCGTCAACGTAGCAGGCTTCTTTTGGGTACTTTCCCCGTTGAGTGGCGACGTGTTTCGCTCTTTTTTCGAACATATGTGA
- the aroC gene encoding chorismate synthase → MSGNTFGKLFTVTTFGESHGLALGAIVDGCPPGIEISEADLQIDLDRRKPGTSRHTTQRREADEVKILSGVFEGKTTGTPIGLVIENTDQRSKDYGKIADQFRPGHADYTYLQKYGIRDYRGGGRSSARETAMRVAAGAIARKVLRESFGVHIQGYLSQIGPIKAEGFDAAVIETNPFFWPDAAQVPALEAFMDDLRKSGDSVGAKVTVMATGCPPGWGEPVFDRLDAELAHALMSINAVKGVEIGSGFDCVAARGTEFRDEITPDGFLSNHAGGILGGISSGQDIVAHIALKPTSSIRLPGQSVDVTGAAAEVITTGRHDPCVGIRATPIAEAMMALTLLDHALRHRGQCGGVNSGSPVIPAKK, encoded by the coding sequence ATGTCCGGCAATACGTTTGGAAAACTGTTCACGGTAACTACCTTCGGCGAATCGCATGGCCTTGCGCTGGGCGCGATTGTGGATGGTTGCCCGCCGGGCATCGAGATCAGCGAGGCGGATTTGCAGATCGACCTTGATCGGCGCAAACCGGGCACCTCGCGCCACACCACGCAACGGCGCGAAGCGGATGAGGTCAAGATTCTATCGGGCGTGTTCGAAGGCAAAACCACTGGCACACCGATTGGCTTGGTTATCGAAAATACCGACCAACGCTCGAAAGATTACGGCAAGATCGCCGATCAGTTCCGCCCCGGCCACGCCGATTACACCTACCTGCAAAAATACGGCATCCGTGACTATCGCGGTGGCGGGCGCTCATCGGCGCGGGAAACCGCCATGCGCGTGGCCGCTGGCGCCATTGCCCGCAAAGTGCTGCGTGAATCGTTCGGTGTACACATTCAGGGGTATCTGTCGCAGATCGGCCCGATCAAAGCCGAGGGTTTTGATGCGGCTGTCATCGAAACCAACCCGTTTTTCTGGCCCGATGCGGCGCAAGTGCCTGCGCTGGAAGCATTCATGGATGATCTGCGCAAAAGCGGCGATTCGGTTGGCGCCAAAGTTACTGTGATGGCCACAGGCTGCCCGCCGGGTTGGGGTGAGCCGGTGTTCGATCGGCTCGATGCCGAACTGGCCCATGCCTTGATGAGCATCAATGCGGTCAAGGGCGTGGAAATCGGTTCGGGCTTTGATTGCGTGGCCGCGCGGGGAACCGAGTTCCGTGATGAAATCACCCCCGATGGGTTTTTGAGTAACCACGCAGGCGGCATTCTCGGTGGCATTTCCAGTGGGCAGGACATCGTGGCCCATATCGCGCTCAAGCCCACCTCCAGCATCCGCTTGCCCGGCCAAAGCGTGGACGTAACCGGCGCGGCGGCAGAAGTGATTACCACAGGTCGCCACGATCCCTGCGTCGGCATTCGCGCTACACCAATCGCCGAAGCCATGATGGCACTTACCCTGCTCGATCACGCCCTGCGCCATCGCGGCCAATGCGGCGGTGTGAATAGCGGCTCGCCGGTGATTCCGGCCAAGAAATAA
- a CDS encoding AMP-binding protein, which translates to MPPDLIAHLLHHAEHRPQRMALREGNRELNYAELAYRVLAMAAALRQMGIKPQARLIVWANKRLETVVALLAALAADIVFVPLHPALRAPQVRDIFNRAQAHGLLVDAPHAVALGFSEPFTGELRFSPHPDQLPQELPETEVSTHPPALSNGDPHRLAALLYTSGSTGLPKGVMVTRANLNGGANAVSRYLDLNAHDELLAILPLSFDYGLSQITTALTVGAGITLQDYLLPNDLKKPLLDGGITVMAGTPGLLIPLARQAWLSEAPNLRLITNSGGKLPVASVHALRSTRPQTKIFLMYGLTEAFRASFLPPQEVDDHPDSIGRAFEGSHLELVDATGRLLPAQAAGEGELLQGGPLVTAGYFNDPEATAQRFRAPPAGWPHPEDDRVVYSGDRMRRDAQGRLYFLGRMDEQIKSQGMRVSPEEIEGVALQFDGVTEALAFGYQTDGEETRIGLVVAPETIATNALQTWLQARLAPFQMPAATVAVDALPRSNNGKLDRQASRALFLDRRAASSTKRASSPNSGTLAP; encoded by the coding sequence ATGCCGCCCGACCTGATTGCCCACCTGCTGCACCACGCTGAACATCGACCGCAGCGCATGGCATTGCGGGAAGGTAACCGTGAACTCAATTACGCTGAACTCGCCTATCGCGTGCTGGCCATGGCAGCGGCTTTGCGCCAAATGGGTATCAAACCACAGGCGCGGCTTATCGTGTGGGCGAACAAGCGGCTGGAAACCGTGGTGGCATTGTTGGCGGCACTGGCTGCGGATATCGTCTTCGTGCCGCTTCACCCTGCCCTGCGCGCACCGCAAGTGCGAGACATCTTTAATCGCGCACAGGCTCATGGGCTGTTGGTGGATGCGCCGCATGCAGTGGCCTTGGGCTTTTCTGAACCCTTCACCGGCGAACTGAGGTTTTCGCCACATCCTGATCAACTCCCGCAGGAATTACCCGAAACAGAAGTAAGCACCCATCCGCCCGCCCTGTCGAATGGCGATCCACACCGCCTCGCGGCCTTGCTGTACACCTCCGGCAGCACAGGTTTGCCCAAAGGCGTGATGGTCACCCGCGCCAATCTGAATGGTGGCGCGAACGCGGTTAGCCGGTATCTCGATTTGAACGCGCACGATGAGTTACTCGCTATCTTGCCGCTTTCATTCGATTACGGCCTCTCGCAAATCACCACCGCGCTGACGGTCGGTGCGGGCATCACGCTGCAAGATTACCTGCTGCCGAACGATCTGAAAAAGCCCTTGCTCGATGGCGGCATCACCGTTATGGCGGGCACGCCGGGCCTGCTGATTCCACTGGCACGTCAAGCCTGGCTTAGCGAGGCACCAAACCTGCGCTTAATAACAAATTCTGGCGGAAAATTACCCGTGGCGAGCGTTCACGCCTTGCGCAGCACCCGCCCACAGACAAAGATTTTTCTGATGTATGGCCTAACGGAAGCCTTTCGCGCCAGCTTCCTGCCGCCTCAAGAAGTGGACGATCACCCCGATTCCATCGGTCGGGCATTTGAAGGCAGTCATCTGGAACTGGTGGATGCAACCGGGCGCTTGCTCCCGGCGCAGGCGGCGGGCGAAGGCGAACTGTTGCAAGGCGGGCCGCTCGTGACCGCCGGTTACTTCAACGATCCAGAGGCCACGGCCCAGCGCTTCCGTGCGCCACCAGCGGGCTGGCCCCATCCTGAAGATGATCGGGTTGTCTATTCGGGTGATCGGATGCGGCGCGATGCACAAGGCCGTTTGTATTTTCTGGGCCGCATGGACGAGCAGATCAAATCGCAGGGCATGCGCGTCAGCCCCGAAGAAATCGAAGGTGTCGCTTTGCAATTCGACGGCGTAACCGAAGCGCTGGCATTCGGCTATCAAACCGATGGCGAGGAAACCCGAATCGGGCTTGTTGTCGCACCCGAAACCATTGCCACCAATGCACTTCAAACATGGCTCCAAGCGCGGCTCGCGCCCTTCCAGATGCCCGCCGCCACGGTGGCCGTCGATGCCCTGCCCCGCTCGAACAACGGAAAACTAGATCGACAGGCAAGTCGCGCGCTGTTTCTTGATCGACGCGCGGCATCTTCAACAAAACGGGCCTCAAGTCCAAATTCGGGCACACTGGCGCCATGA
- a CDS encoding alanine racemase yields MNNQAAQSATGLDVLHHCLGPAASAWPQANGRLLHGSEPLGDWLKRSGQSTPAYVYHLAAIDQQVAVVRAVLPSNLHLHYAIKANPNQRIIQHLSRQIDGFDCASLAEMQQIIAIAPDKAAQASIAGPAKSDDELAFAISHGILINAESANELRRIQALAAQKKQRARVALRINPPFEVKGSGMKMGGGARPFGIDSEDIPTLIRQWQAETSSWIDLEGFHLYTGSQNRDATALGAGFRAAMDLIIELSQACDFTPRHLNLGGGFGVVYHPQDAPLDLAALQPALLEVSATAQTHWPGVRLNLELGRYLVAGAGIYLTRIVDKKTSRGKTYLLCDGGMHHHLALSGNLGQILRRNWPIIAIDQLNAPCTHPFDLAGPLCTPLDVLGQNQELPELAVSDVIGVLQSGAYGLSASPNGFLSHPACGEYFLRD; encoded by the coding sequence ATGAACAATCAAGCAGCACAATCCGCTACCGGGCTCGATGTGCTCCACCATTGTCTTGGCCCAGCAGCAAGCGCTTGGCCGCAGGCAAACGGACGGCTGTTGCACGGCAGCGAACCGCTGGGCGACTGGTTGAAGCGCAGCGGCCAATCGACCCCGGCTTATGTCTACCATCTGGCTGCCATCGACCAGCAAGTTGCTGTCGTTCGCGCCGTGTTGCCCTCGAATCTTCATCTGCATTATGCGATCAAAGCGAATCCGAATCAGCGAATTATCCAGCATCTGTCACGGCAGATAGATGGATTCGATTGCGCTTCGCTGGCCGAAATGCAGCAGATTATCGCCATCGCGCCGGATAAGGCGGCTCAGGCCAGCATTGCCGGGCCGGCCAAATCCGACGACGAACTGGCCTTCGCCATCAGTCACGGCATCTTGATTAATGCCGAATCGGCCAACGAATTGCGGCGCATCCAAGCCTTAGCTGCTCAAAAAAAGCAACGCGCCCGCGTAGCCTTACGGATCAACCCGCCGTTTGAGGTCAAGGGTTCAGGCATGAAAATGGGCGGCGGCGCGCGGCCATTCGGCATCGATAGCGAGGACATCCCCACGTTGATTCGCCAATGGCAGGCAGAGACATCATCATGGATTGATCTGGAAGGCTTTCATCTTTACACCGGCTCGCAAAACCGCGATGCGACGGCACTCGGCGCCGGTTTCCGTGCGGCAATGGATTTGATTATCGAATTGAGTCAGGCTTGCGATTTCACCCCACGGCATCTGAATCTCGGCGGCGGATTTGGTGTGGTTTATCACCCGCAGGACGCGCCGCTGGATTTGGCCGCGCTTCAGCCTGCGCTACTTGAGGTCAGCGCCACCGCGCAAACGCATTGGCCCGGTGTGCGGCTCAATCTGGAACTGGGGCGCTATCTGGTGGCGGGTGCGGGCATCTACCTGACGCGCATCGTCGATAAAAAAACATCCCGCGGCAAAACCTATCTGCTCTGCGACGGCGGCATGCACCACCACCTCGCCCTTTCAGGCAACTTGGGCCAGATTTTGCGCCGCAACTGGCCGATTATCGCCATCGATCAACTCAATGCACCCTGCACTCATCCATTTGATCTTGCCGGCCCCTTGTGTACGCCGCTGGACGTACTCGGCCAGAATCAGGAACTGCCTGAGCTGGCTGTCAGCGATGTGATCGGGGTACTGCAATCCGGCGCGTATGGTTTAAGTGCATCGCCGAACGGCTTTTTATCCCACCCGGCTTGCGGAGAATATTTTTTACGCGATTGA
- the metW gene encoding methionine biosynthesis protein MetW codes for MIRPDWHIVEQWITSKSRVLDLGCGDGALLSHLIERRQVSAVGLELDDDKVASGIERGLNIIQEDLDSGISDWFAPMSFDFVIVSQTIQAMRHPERLLADMLTIAREGIVTFPNMGYWRNRVQLGLLGHMPINRALPNPWYNTPNIHLCTLSDFESLCQELGIQILDRAVVDSAHRESTLLRAFPNWFGEHAIYRIQRKT; via the coding sequence ATGATTCGCCCCGACTGGCACATCGTCGAACAGTGGATCACGTCCAAGAGCCGGGTACTTGATCTGGGGTGCGGTGACGGGGCCCTGTTGTCTCATCTGATTGAGCGGCGGCAGGTTTCCGCCGTTGGGCTTGAGCTTGATGATGATAAGGTCGCATCCGGAATCGAGCGCGGGTTGAACATCATTCAGGAAGATCTCGATAGCGGTATCAGTGACTGGTTCGCGCCCATGTCCTTCGATTTTGTGATCGTGAGCCAGACAATTCAGGCCATGCGACACCCCGAGCGCCTGCTGGCCGACATGCTCACCATCGCCCGCGAGGGCATCGTCACCTTCCCGAACATGGGGTACTGGCGCAACCGGGTGCAACTCGGGTTGCTCGGGCACATGCCGATCAACCGTGCATTGCCGAATCCCTGGTACAACACGCCCAATATTCACCTCTGCACCTTGAGTGACTTTGAATCACTTTGCCAAGAGCTTGGGATTCAAATACTCGATCGAGCCGTCGTGGACAGTGCCCACCGCGAATCGACCTTGCTGCGCGCGTTCCCCAACTGGTTCGGTGAGCACGCCATCTACCGCATACAGCGTAAAACCTGA
- the metX gene encoding homoserine O-succinyltransferase MetX: protein MSDASEKLAQSVLSRSVGIVEPKTARFSEPLALDCGRSLPSYELVYETYGQLNDEGSNAVLICHALSGDHHAAGFHAETDRKPGWWDSAIGPGKPIDTDRFFVVCLNNLGGCKGSTGPLSVDPASGKPYGPDFPIVTVKDWVHAQYRLMQYLGLSGWAAVIGGSLGGMQVLQWSITYPDAVAHAVVIAAAPRLSAQNIAFNEVARQAIITDPEFYGGRYADHNALPRRGLMLARMLGHITYLSDDAMRAKFGRELRAGQVQYGFDVEFQVESYLRYQGTSFVDRFDANTYLLMTKALDYFDPAQASNDDLVAALAEVKAHFLVVSFTSDWRFSPERSREIVRALLASGKQVSYAEIESNHGHDAFLMTIPYYHRVLAGYMANIDFASTPRGVSSPVYSTGGAV from the coding sequence TTGAGTGATGCATCTGAGAAATTAGCGCAATCCGTCTTAAGCCGATCTGTGGGGATCGTCGAGCCGAAGACGGCCCGATTTTCCGAGCCGTTGGCCTTGGATTGTGGTCGTTCACTGCCCTCCTATGAGCTGGTTTACGAAACCTACGGTCAGCTTAATGATGAGGGCAGTAATGCGGTGCTGATCTGCCATGCCTTGTCGGGCGATCACCATGCGGCAGGTTTCCACGCAGAAACCGACCGCAAGCCGGGGTGGTGGGATTCGGCCATCGGGCCCGGGAAACCGATCGATACGGATCGGTTTTTTGTGGTGTGTCTGAACAACTTGGGTGGCTGCAAGGGATCGACCGGCCCGTTAAGCGTCGATCCGGCCAGCGGCAAACCCTACGGGCCGGACTTTCCGATCGTGACGGTGAAAGACTGGGTGCACGCCCAATATCGACTTATGCAGTACCTGGGGTTGTCCGGTTGGGCGGCGGTGATCGGTGGCAGTTTGGGCGGCATGCAGGTTTTGCAGTGGTCGATTACTTATCCTGATGCAGTCGCCCATGCTGTCGTAATCGCTGCGGCTCCGCGCTTGTCGGCGCAAAACATTGCGTTCAACGAAGTGGCGCGTCAGGCCATCATCACCGATCCGGAGTTTTATGGCGGGCGTTACGCGGATCACAATGCATTGCCGCGCCGGGGGCTGATGCTTGCCCGGATGCTGGGGCACATTACGTACTTATCCGACGATGCAATGCGAGCCAAGTTCGGTCGGGAACTGCGCGCGGGGCAGGTGCAGTACGGGTTCGATGTCGAGTTTCAGGTTGAAAGTTATCTGCGATATCAAGGCACCAGTTTCGTTGATCGTTTCGATGCCAATACGTACCTGCTGATGACCAAGGCGTTGGATTACTTCGATCCGGCACAGGCCAGTAATGATGATCTGGTCGCCGCACTGGCCGAGGTTAAGGCGCATTTCCTTGTGGTTTCGTTTACATCGGACTGGCGTTTCTCGCCCGAGCGATCCCGGGAGATCGTGCGTGCCCTGCTGGCGTCCGGAAAGCAGGTTTCTTATGCCGAAATCGAGTCGAATCACGGCCATGACGCCTTCCTGATGACGATTCCCTACTACCACCGTGTACTGGCAGGTTATATGGCCAATATCGATTTCGCCTCCACGCCGCGCGGCGTTTCGAGCCCGGTATACAGCACGGGGGGTGCCGTATGA
- a CDS encoding YggT family protein, whose translation MSGSFGDPMMFLVRTLFELVIFVVMVRYFLQLFHANFFNSITQSLVKLTNPVLNPLRRFLPKSRRHDFASLLVTLVLIVLMVWVLGMMSVGSVSAAALIFNSLYFAFLLVTDLFFWTILMRAIASWIGNGRSPGVALLEDLTDPILQPVQKILPPLGGIDLSPLAVLIAIQVLQIFVGNLLMG comes from the coding sequence ATGAGCGGCAGTTTCGGTGATCCGATGATGTTCCTGGTTCGGACTCTGTTCGAACTGGTGATTTTCGTGGTGATGGTGCGTTATTTTCTGCAACTGTTCCACGCCAACTTTTTCAATTCGATCACGCAATCGCTGGTCAAGCTGACCAATCCGGTTCTCAACCCGTTGCGTCGTTTTTTACCCAAGAGCCGTCGCCACGATTTCGCGTCGTTATTGGTCACGCTCGTGTTGATCGTGTTGATGGTCTGGGTATTGGGCATGATGAGCGTCGGCAGCGTTTCAGCCGCGGCTTTGATTTTCAACTCGCTGTACTTTGCCTTTCTGTTGGTGACCGATCTCTTCTTCTGGACGATACTGATGCGCGCCATCGCTTCATGGATCGGGAATGGGCGCTCACCGGGCGTCGCCTTGCTGGAAGATCTGACCGATCCGATCCTGCAGCCGGTGCAAAAAATATTGCCCCCTTTGGGCGGGATCGATCTGAGCCCCTTGGCGGTACTGATTGCAATTCAGGTGCTACAGATTTTTGTGGGTAATTTATTGATGGGATAA
- the proC gene encoding pyrroline-5-carboxylate reductase produces the protein MQAARIAFIGGGNMAAALIEGLRKNQADDATHAPALVVSDPSETRRELLTSLYGVLCSAKNATAVDSADLIVLAVKPNQIYAIAQEIATVVKPHQLVVSVAAGITIEALQRWLGGHVAVVRAMPNTPAMVGCGATGLYASSMLTPTQRNLAESLMRAVGLVQWVEREADIDAVTALSGSGPAYIFLVMEAMQAAAEDLGLPAETARLLTLETVFGAARLAMSADESPAQLRARVTSPNGTTERGIAALEQAGLRDAFAQALSAAHQRSIELGRELSAGEVRA, from the coding sequence ATGCAGGCAGCACGAATTGCGTTTATTGGGGGCGGCAACATGGCTGCTGCGTTAATAGAAGGCTTGCGAAAAAATCAGGCAGATGACGCAACACATGCCCCGGCTCTGGTGGTGTCTGATCCGTCCGAGACGCGTCGCGAACTCCTGACCTCGCTCTATGGCGTGCTCTGTTCGGCCAAGAACGCTACGGCGGTTGATTCGGCCGATCTGATTGTGCTCGCGGTCAAACCCAATCAGATTTATGCCATTGCCCAGGAAATAGCCACAGTTGTTAAGCCGCACCAGTTGGTTGTTTCGGTTGCAGCGGGAATTACCATCGAAGCATTGCAACGTTGGCTTGGCGGGCATGTGGCCGTCGTTCGCGCCATGCCGAATACACCCGCGATGGTGGGCTGTGGAGCGACCGGGTTGTATGCCTCGTCCATGCTGACCCCGACCCAGCGAAATCTCGCCGAATCGCTGATGCGAGCGGTTGGTTTGGTTCAGTGGGTCGAGCGCGAGGCCGATATCGATGCCGTAACCGCGCTGTCTGGCAGTGGTCCGGCCTATATCTTCCTTGTGATGGAAGCGATGCAGGCGGCGGCAGAGGACTTGGGACTACCTGCAGAAACGGCGCGATTGCTTACCTTGGAAACGGTATTTGGTGCTGCGCGCCTGGCCATGTCTGCCGATGAATCGCCCGCACAATTGCGTGCTCGCGTGACCTCGCCGAACGGCACAACCGAGCGCGGTATTGCGGCGCTGGAACAGGCCGGGTTAAGAGATGCGTTTGCGCAGGCTTTGTCGGCAGCGCATCAGCGAAGTATTGAATTGGGGCGCGAGTTGAGCGCCGGCGAGGTTAGGGCATGA
- a CDS encoding YggS family pyridoxal phosphate-dependent enzyme, whose amino-acid sequence MNSLHERFSSIKNRIERASHAVGRPDGSVVLIAVSKRQTIEAMAQLASLGQRDFGESYLQEALDKQSALADQPVGASIVWHFIGPIQSNKTRGIAENFSWVHSVDRPKIAQRLNDQRPIELPPLNVLIEVNIDGEASKSGVLPEQLPGMVDIFQNLPRLKLMGLMAIPAPGSSDGFCRLAALNARLESPLPVLSMGMSDDFEAAIAAGSTHVRVGSALFGPRQ is encoded by the coding sequence TTGAATTCACTACATGAGCGCTTCTCCAGTATAAAAAACCGTATCGAACGTGCATCACATGCTGTTGGGCGACCCGATGGCTCTGTGGTTTTGATCGCTGTCAGCAAGCGACAAACGATTGAAGCCATGGCGCAACTGGCCAGCCTGGGGCAGCGTGATTTCGGCGAAAGCTATCTGCAAGAGGCTTTGGATAAGCAGTCGGCTCTGGCTGATCAGCCGGTTGGAGCATCGATAGTCTGGCATTTTATCGGGCCGATACAGTCCAATAAAACACGAGGAATAGCCGAGAATTTTTCTTGGGTGCATAGTGTGGATCGACCTAAAATTGCGCAGCGCTTAAACGACCAGCGCCCGATCGAATTGCCACCGCTGAATGTCCTGATCGAAGTCAATATCGATGGCGAAGCCAGCAAGTCGGGCGTACTGCCCGAGCAGTTGCCTGGGATGGTAGACATCTTTCAAAATCTCCCTCGCTTGAAGCTGATGGGTTTGATGGCGATTCCTGCGCCGGGCTCCTCTGACGGATTTTGTCGCTTGGCCGCACTCAATGCCCGTCTCGAATCACCGCTTCCGGTTCTGTCCATGGGGATGAGTGACGATTTTGAGGCGGCCATTGCGGCAGGCAGCACGCATGTTCGTGTGGGTTCGGCCTTGTTCGGTCCTCGCCAGTAA